In one window of Nocardia brasiliensis DNA:
- a CDS encoding ABC transporter permease: MTTAQFAAPLAPAPVLPRVGGVDNRSTYASFGLAYLLGHGAAALSRGADPLLSLPGWLPLALLGMGFAVGTVCATRAALRAQRGAAEPDVLTGQLLGLSWAVGFGALFVAITGLTTTAGLPELQTVLWPAGSGLVVGLLYLGEGAARRNVLHYCLGAWLALISTAALFVGLPGFFAILALAGGGAYAVATVLEHRRLALR, from the coding sequence ATGACCACCGCACAATTCGCCGCCCCGCTCGCTCCCGCACCAGTCCTGCCCCGCGTCGGCGGGGTCGACAATCGGTCCACCTACGCCAGTTTCGGGCTCGCTTACCTCCTCGGGCACGGTGCCGCCGCCCTCTCCCGCGGTGCCGATCCGCTGCTGTCCCTGCCCGGGTGGCTGCCACTCGCGCTGCTGGGCATGGGCTTCGCGGTCGGCACCGTCTGCGCCACCCGCGCCGCCCTGCGCGCCCAGCGTGGCGCCGCCGAACCCGACGTGCTGACCGGACAGCTCCTCGGACTGTCCTGGGCGGTGGGTTTCGGCGCACTGTTCGTGGCCATCACCGGACTGACCACCACGGCGGGCCTGCCCGAGCTACAGACCGTGCTGTGGCCCGCGGGCTCCGGGCTCGTCGTCGGACTGCTGTACCTGGGCGAGGGCGCCGCCCGCCGCAACGTCCTGCACTACTGCCTCGGCGCCTGGCTCGCGCTGATCTCCACCGCCGCACTCTTCGTCGGCCTGCCCGGCTTCTTCGCCATCCTCGCGCTCGCGGGCGGCGGTGCATACGCGGTGGCGACGGTGCTGGAACATCGCCGCCTCGCCCTTCGCTGA
- a CDS encoding YfcC family protein, with translation MREARVRRRWSFPSTYTILAGVAVLVWLAAFVIPPGAYDIDDRGRPIAGTYHRVVDGQGFGARLRELFLAPVNGLYGVRDEASGHVGPDLTGHLYGAAAVFLFVLAVGAFITVAFATGALDSGIGQLAYRLRGRSGLLIAGVMLVFAIAGTVEGFAEETLGCYAVLVPLLLALGYDRMTAVGAIICGAGVGMLCSTVNPFATGTASAAADVPLGDGIGLRLAMLVVLTAVTVAYVLWYAARVKRDPEKSWSGWQPGDRDGRSAQRPDPMTRRQRLVLWLVATTFAVMIFAVIPWAEVIEGTGAERYRWQLGWYFPELTALFLVGAVVIGVVGGLGESRVAEAVGKGFGDFAGAGMVIVLARGVTVIMNNTEITSTALHALEGLVTGTSSVVFAVAVFLVNVPLGFLIPSSSGHATLVMPIMAPLADFANVPRSLVVTAWQSASGLANLVTPTTAVVTGGLALAKVRYDRYVRFVAPLLGILAVLICVFLALGSFVG, from the coding sequence ATGCGTGAGGCTCGGGTCCGGCGGCGGTGGTCGTTTCCCTCGACCTATACGATCCTCGCCGGCGTCGCGGTGCTGGTGTGGCTGGCGGCGTTCGTGATTCCGCCGGGGGCCTACGACATCGACGACCGTGGCCGTCCGATCGCCGGGACATACCATCGCGTCGTCGACGGCCAAGGATTCGGCGCGCGGCTGCGGGAGTTGTTCCTCGCCCCCGTCAACGGTCTCTACGGCGTGCGGGACGAGGCGTCGGGCCACGTCGGTCCCGATCTGACCGGACACCTCTACGGCGCGGCGGCGGTGTTCCTGTTCGTGCTGGCGGTCGGAGCGTTCATCACCGTCGCCTTCGCCACCGGCGCGCTCGACAGCGGGATCGGCCAGCTGGCGTATCGGCTGCGTGGCCGGTCCGGGTTGCTGATCGCCGGGGTCATGCTGGTGTTCGCGATCGCGGGCACGGTGGAGGGCTTCGCGGAGGAGACCCTCGGTTGCTACGCGGTGCTGGTGCCGCTGCTGCTCGCGCTCGGCTACGACCGGATGACGGCGGTCGGCGCGATCATCTGCGGCGCCGGGGTCGGCATGCTGTGCTCGACCGTGAATCCGTTCGCCACCGGGACCGCGTCCGCGGCCGCGGACGTGCCGCTCGGCGACGGCATCGGGCTCCGGCTCGCGATGCTGGTGGTGCTCACCGCGGTCACGGTCGCATACGTGCTCTGGTACGCGGCGCGGGTCAAGCGAGATCCGGAGAAGTCATGGTCCGGTTGGCAACCCGGTGACCGGGACGGGCGGAGTGCGCAGCGGCCCGACCCGATGACGCGACGCCAGCGACTGGTGCTGTGGCTGGTGGCGACGACCTTCGCGGTCATGATCTTCGCGGTCATCCCGTGGGCGGAAGTGATCGAGGGCACCGGTGCCGAACGGTACCGCTGGCAATTGGGTTGGTACTTCCCGGAACTCACCGCGCTGTTCCTGGTCGGTGCGGTGGTGATCGGCGTGGTCGGCGGATTGGGGGAGAGCCGGGTCGCCGAGGCCGTCGGCAAGGGCTTCGGCGATTTCGCCGGGGCGGGCATGGTGATCGTGCTGGCCCGCGGGGTGACCGTGATCATGAACAACACCGAGATCACCAGCACCGCACTGCATGCCCTGGAGGGATTGGTCACCGGCACGTCGTCGGTGGTGTTCGCCGTCGCGGTGTTCCTGGTCAATGTTCCGTTGGGATTCCTGATTCCGTCCAGCTCAGGGCACGCCACGCTGGTCATGCCGATCATGGCGCCGCTCGCCGATTTCGCGAATGTGCCGCGTTCGCTGGTGGTTACCGCGTGGCAGTCGGCCTCGGGCTTGGCCAACCTGGTCACTCCGACCACGGCCGTGGTGACCGGCGGGCTCGCGTTGGCGAAGGTGCGCTATGACCGCTACGTCCGGTTCGTCGCACCGCTGCTCGGCATCTTGGCGGTGCTGATCTGCGTGTTTCTCGCGCTCGGCAGCTTCGTCGGTTAG
- a CDS encoding cytochrome P450, translated as MGEQGASARVATAPHRLPVLGHLLSLLRDPLGFMASLPAHGDLVRIGLGPVTAVVVCDPDLTQRILRQDRIFDKGGPQFDRGRELVGEGLATCPYAKHRRQRRLLQPAFHPDRIIGYAPMMTYQITEMVDSWRDGDAIDVKAELHTLAAKVTAATLFGQAMPESDRQRLLRDVEAVFAGVIRQALMPDWLRRWPVLGNRGCLRAAAEARTILGELVAARRADGADHGDLFSALVLARDSDGGQLSDTEIVDQVLTFFFAGTDTTATALAWALIQLDRQPEIADRLHAEVDAVLGGAAARHGDLPRLPFTGQVIAETLRLRPPAWLSTRTVTEDTELGGHRLPVGSTVIFSAYLIQHRADLYPDPERFDPDRFDPARGGSSAGAPLAFAAGARKCIGDSYALTEATLALATIAARWRLHSLRGTDTRPTLAVVPEPRRLRMRATARTPRGARADDSGSLV; from the coding sequence ATGGGCGAGCAGGGCGCGAGCGCACGGGTCGCGACGGCGCCGCATCGCCTGCCGGTGCTCGGGCACCTGCTGTCGCTGCTGCGCGACCCACTCGGCTTCATGGCGTCCCTGCCCGCCCACGGCGACCTGGTGCGGATCGGTCTCGGACCGGTCACCGCCGTGGTGGTCTGCGATCCCGACCTGACCCAGCGGATACTGCGGCAGGACCGGATCTTCGACAAGGGCGGGCCGCAGTTCGACCGGGGCCGTGAGCTGGTCGGCGAAGGGCTGGCCACCTGCCCGTACGCGAAGCACCGGCGGCAGCGGCGGCTGTTGCAGCCCGCGTTCCATCCCGACCGCATCATCGGTTACGCGCCCATGATGACCTACCAGATCACCGAGATGGTCGACTCCTGGCGCGACGGCGACGCGATCGATGTCAAAGCCGAACTGCACACCCTCGCCGCCAAGGTGACCGCGGCGACCCTGTTCGGCCAGGCGATGCCGGAATCGGATCGGCAGCGGCTGCTCCGCGATGTGGAAGCCGTGTTCGCCGGCGTGATCCGGCAGGCACTGATGCCCGACTGGCTGCGGCGCTGGCCGGTCCTCGGCAACCGCGGGTGTCTGCGCGCGGCCGCGGAGGCGCGCACCATCCTCGGCGAGTTGGTCGCCGCGCGCCGCGCCGACGGCGCCGACCACGGCGACCTCTTCTCGGCCCTGGTCTTGGCCAGGGACAGCGACGGCGGGCAGCTGAGCGATACCGAGATCGTCGACCAGGTGCTGACCTTCTTCTTCGCGGGCACCGACACCACCGCGACGGCATTGGCGTGGGCGCTGATCCAGCTCGACCGGCAGCCCGAGATCGCCGACCGGCTGCACGCCGAGGTCGATGCGGTGCTGGGCGGGGCCGCCGCCCGGCACGGGGATCTGCCACGGCTGCCGTTCACCGGACAGGTCATCGCCGAGACCCTGCGACTGCGTCCGCCCGCGTGGCTGTCGACCCGCACGGTCACCGAGGACACCGAGCTCGGCGGGCACCGGCTGCCGGTGGGCAGCACGGTGATCTTCAGCGCGTACCTGATCCAGCACCGCGCCGATCTCTATCCGGACCCCGAACGTTTCGATCCAGACCGCTTCGATCCGGCCCGCGGCGGGTCCTCGGCCGGCGCGCCGCTGGCGTTCGCCGCGGGCGCGCGCAAATGCATCGGCGACAGTTACGCGCTCACCGAGGCCACGCTCGCCTTGGCTACGATCGCCGCGCGCTGGCGGTTGCACAGCCTGCGCGGCACCGACACCAGGCCCACGCTCGCGGTGGTCCCGGAACCGCGCCGACTGCGTATGCGGGCCACCGCCCGCACACCGCGCGGTGCGCGGGCCGACGACTCGGGCTCGCTGGTGTGA
- a CDS encoding glutamine synthetase family protein gives MEAVEQFLKENSITTVELATPDMTGALRGKRIPVESFLANGMSDGVGLSSAVLAWDYSMEVIETADYSWSNGYPDIFLRPDVATLRLVPWKPKTALVFCDVVDGAGELAAIAPRTVLRRVLADVEKIGLAPYIAMETEFYALDGESLRARGARNPVYSLHDNHYLEPFLDEICAMLLSADVEVEACGAEYAPGQVEINLTPSDPVTAADSLLFFRYAVKQLAPRHGFRATFMAKPFGDLSGSGLHIHQSMWGPDKRNVFWDARTGGLSTVGGNYVAGLLKYAAELQLVAVPTPNGYKRVADHSFAPTNLSWGLDNRCAAVRVLVRDAKGTRAETRIAAADANPYLLAAAQLAAGAAGVSEELTPAAPAANSYLSTDYPPLPTNIWSAATLFGESEFAKQALGAGAVQNLCQVALNEAAAGQREVTEWERARYLDSV, from the coding sequence ATGGAAGCGGTAGAGCAATTCCTGAAAGAGAATTCGATCACGACGGTCGAGCTCGCCACCCCCGACATGACCGGCGCACTGCGCGGAAAGCGCATCCCGGTCGAATCCTTTCTGGCCAACGGTATGTCGGACGGGGTAGGTCTGTCCTCGGCGGTATTGGCGTGGGACTACTCGATGGAGGTCATCGAGACCGCCGACTACAGCTGGTCCAACGGGTATCCGGACATCTTCCTGCGCCCGGATGTGGCGACGCTGCGGCTGGTGCCGTGGAAACCGAAGACCGCGCTGGTCTTCTGCGACGTGGTGGACGGCGCGGGCGAGCTCGCCGCGATCGCGCCGCGCACCGTGCTGCGCCGTGTCCTCGCTGATGTCGAAAAGATCGGTCTCGCACCGTATATCGCGATGGAGACCGAGTTCTACGCGCTGGACGGGGAGTCGCTGCGCGCCCGCGGTGCGCGCAATCCCGTCTACAGCCTGCACGACAACCATTACCTGGAGCCGTTTCTCGACGAGATCTGCGCGATGCTGCTCAGCGCCGACGTCGAGGTGGAAGCGTGCGGCGCCGAATACGCGCCCGGTCAGGTCGAGATCAACCTGACGCCGTCCGATCCCGTCACCGCCGCGGACAGCCTGCTGTTCTTCCGGTACGCGGTCAAGCAGCTCGCGCCGCGGCACGGGTTTCGCGCGACGTTCATGGCCAAGCCCTTCGGCGACCTGTCCGGCAGCGGCTTGCACATCCACCAGAGCATGTGGGGGCCGGACAAGCGCAACGTGTTCTGGGACGCGCGAACCGGTGGGTTGAGCACTGTCGGCGGCAACTATGTCGCTGGACTGCTGAAGTACGCGGCCGAGCTGCAACTGGTCGCCGTGCCGACCCCCAACGGCTACAAGCGGGTAGCCGACCATTCGTTCGCGCCGACCAACCTGTCCTGGGGCTTGGACAACCGCTGCGCGGCGGTGCGCGTGCTCGTCAGGGACGCCAAGGGCACCCGGGCGGAGACACGCATCGCCGCCGCCGACGCCAACCCCTACCTCCTCGCCGCGGCCCAGCTCGCGGCGGGTGCGGCCGGCGTCAGCGAGGAGCTGACCCCGGCCGCACCCGCCGCGAACTCCTATCTCTCGACCGACTATCCGCCGCTGCCGACGAATATCTGGTCGGCGGCAACGCTTTTCGGCGAGAGCGAGTTCGCGAAGCAGGCTCTGGGCGCGGGCGCCGTGCAGAACCTGTGCCAGGTGGCGTTGAACGAGGCGGCGGCGGGCCAGCGAGAAGTGACCGAATGGGAGCGCGCGCGGTATCTGGACTCGGTGTAG
- a CDS encoding pyridoxal phosphate-dependent decarboxylase family protein, with product MSHVDLVDDVREVGAAVLETLVAHVESVRAGAGEVVSAADIDTVAKRLELRRWIEEGGMSLPELLSFVTTYSDISASHHHPGYMGHQIAPSDTPGVVADLLQAVTNNIPLVYELAPAAAAVDRSVCRWMLDHVGWGDAGLGAITNGGTLGNLTALLAARSHADSTAWQQGTPGDLVILAPATSHYSVRKAAAVMGLGVGGVYGLRTDALGRIDPAGLAPALADVRAQGLRPIAVVANACATGTGLYDPIAEVAEFCAANGLWLHVDGAHGASALLSPRLRALLAGIERADSTVWDGHKMLRTSALCTGVLFREKHYLDTMFKQDASYLYRPEAEDVDPGQYTFETSKAPLGLKILLTLAYRGESSLRSYIERQYGLATELWELIQERPDFTAPYRPQSNILCFRYEPCGDRQLDLRSRLIQDGRFYLSSFQLEGRPYLRASLMSPTTDRQTLQELLEVITKLAAV from the coding sequence ATGTCCCATGTCGACCTGGTCGACGACGTGCGAGAGGTCGGGGCGGCGGTCCTGGAAACCCTTGTCGCCCATGTCGAATCCGTGCGGGCCGGAGCGGGGGAGGTCGTGTCCGCGGCCGATATCGACACCGTCGCCAAACGGCTCGAGCTGCGCCGGTGGATCGAGGAAGGGGGAATGTCGCTGCCCGAACTGCTCTCGTTCGTCACCACCTACAGCGATATCTCGGCCAGCCACCACCATCCGGGGTACATGGGCCATCAGATCGCGCCGTCGGATACCCCCGGGGTGGTTGCCGACCTGCTGCAGGCGGTGACCAACAACATCCCCCTGGTCTACGAGCTCGCCCCGGCCGCGGCCGCCGTGGACCGCTCGGTGTGCCGCTGGATGCTGGACCACGTGGGCTGGGGCGATGCCGGCCTCGGCGCCATCACCAACGGCGGCACGCTCGGCAACCTGACCGCGTTGCTGGCGGCCCGCTCGCACGCCGATTCGACCGCCTGGCAGCAGGGCACGCCGGGCGATCTGGTCATCCTGGCTCCGGCGACGAGTCACTACTCGGTGCGAAAAGCGGCCGCTGTCATGGGGTTGGGCGTGGGCGGGGTATATGGGCTGCGCACCGACGCGTTGGGCCGCATCGACCCGGCGGGGCTCGCTCCCGCGCTCGCCGACGTGCGGGCCCAGGGGTTGCGTCCGATCGCGGTCGTGGCCAACGCCTGCGCCACGGGGACGGGCCTGTACGACCCGATCGCCGAGGTGGCCGAGTTCTGCGCGGCCAACGGGCTGTGGCTACACGTGGACGGCGCGCACGGTGCGTCCGCGCTGCTCTCGCCCCGGCTGCGCGCGCTGCTGGCCGGTATCGAACGGGCGGACTCCACGGTGTGGGACGGGCACAAGATGCTACGCACCTCGGCCCTGTGCACGGGGGTGCTGTTCCGCGAAAAGCATTATCTCGACACGATGTTCAAGCAGGACGCGAGCTATCTGTACCGCCCGGAGGCCGAGGACGTCGACCCCGGACAGTACACCTTCGAGACCTCCAAGGCGCCGCTCGGTCTCAAAATCCTGCTGACGCTGGCCTATCGAGGAGAGTCGTCGTTGCGCTCCTACATCGAGCGCCAGTACGGGCTGGCCACCGAGCTGTGGGAGCTGATCCAGGAACGGCCCGATTTCACCGCGCCGTATCGACCGCAGAGCAATATCCTCTGCTTCCGTTACGAGCCGTGCGGCGACCGGCAACTCGACCTGCGTTCGCGGCTGATCCAGGACGGCCGGTTCTATCTCTCCTCGTTCCAACTGGAGGGGCGGCCGTACCTGCGGGCCTCGCTCATGTCGCCGACCACGGACCGGCAGACGCTGCAGGAACTCCTGGAGGTGATCACAAAACTCGCGGCGGTGTGA
- the asnB gene encoding asparagine synthase (glutamine-hydrolyzing): protein MVGFIDSGLRKDQRLDLVRRGIRAIAHRGPDEVGLYDSAEFTLGTVRLSVIDPRLGQQPMVTPDQRYIAGFNGEVFNYLELRSELEGYGVRFRTNSDTEVLLHSFAYWGLDALSRLNGQFGFVFYDKWERTLILGRDRFGERPMFYTEQDGTFYFASEIKGLFAFPRVPRELAADKVRRAMRYWSPIAGETCFTGIDAIPPGHVLIVRDGNAELSKYYQGIARQGLIAPPNSFEEAKSGLREVIRESVRLRLRADYPLGTYISGGIDSAVISSVMSELIGEPLTTFSIEAADSPVDETPYQQAMVARLGSRHTRIPVSRAQIRERFPHVVRQCEQPLHFTAPVAYGVMAEQVGLAGVRIILGGEGSDELFAGYDMAKEATILERCLRTGSFAGAAEELELALTDLRYSDATDAARILRFYADRADRDFTLGAHVRRFESEPVDELIDAAGDVFDDHAVMLGRLRADFPDFDQRPAVDRSMLVDMYTFLIGYGMTCLGDRAGTGYGVEGRYPYMDSNVVEYAASLPLEWKLHNGRTKHILREAYADRLPHGIVNRPKFGMRLPGAEALLPDGDDWVSAVLDPAVIRRVGFLRTDAVDQLVARVRAAEAPRVPYPFGDAYVHLLSLLLMEEFLINDFQVPEVDIDRIMMRDIDGDHDPVGTAAR, encoded by the coding sequence GTGGTCGGATTCATTGACAGCGGATTACGGAAAGACCAGCGACTGGACCTGGTACGGCGGGGAATTCGGGCGATCGCGCATCGCGGCCCGGACGAAGTCGGGCTCTACGACAGCGCCGAATTCACCCTCGGCACCGTCCGGCTCTCGGTCATCGACCCCCGACTCGGGCAGCAGCCCATGGTCACGCCGGATCAGCGATACATCGCCGGGTTCAACGGCGAGGTGTTCAACTATCTCGAATTGCGCAGCGAGCTGGAGGGTTACGGCGTCCGCTTCCGGACGAACTCCGACACCGAGGTGCTGCTGCACTCCTTCGCCTACTGGGGACTGGACGCGCTCTCCCGATTGAACGGCCAGTTCGGGTTCGTGTTCTACGACAAGTGGGAACGGACGCTGATCCTGGGCCGCGACCGTTTCGGCGAGCGGCCGATGTTCTACACCGAGCAGGACGGCACCTTCTATTTCGCCTCGGAGATCAAGGGGCTGTTCGCGTTTCCGCGGGTGCCGCGGGAGCTGGCCGCGGACAAGGTGCGCCGCGCGATGCGGTACTGGAGCCCGATCGCGGGCGAGACCTGCTTCACCGGCATCGACGCGATCCCGCCCGGACACGTCCTGATCGTGCGCGACGGCAACGCCGAGCTGTCGAAGTACTACCAGGGGATCGCGCGGCAAGGCCTGATCGCACCGCCGAACTCCTTCGAGGAAGCCAAGAGCGGGCTGCGGGAGGTCATCCGGGAGTCGGTCCGGCTGCGCCTGCGCGCGGACTACCCGCTCGGCACATACATCAGTGGCGGCATCGACTCCGCGGTCATCTCCTCGGTGATGAGCGAGCTGATCGGCGAGCCGCTCACCACGTTCTCCATCGAGGCCGCGGACAGTCCGGTGGACGAGACGCCGTATCAGCAAGCGATGGTGGCACGCCTCGGCAGCAGGCACACGCGTATCCCGGTGTCCCGCGCGCAGATCCGGGAACGGTTCCCGCACGTGGTGCGGCAGTGCGAGCAGCCGCTGCACTTCACCGCGCCGGTCGCCTACGGCGTGATGGCCGAGCAGGTCGGCCTGGCCGGGGTCCGGATCATCCTGGGCGGTGAGGGTTCCGACGAGCTGTTCGCCGGATACGACATGGCCAAAGAGGCGACGATTCTCGAACGTTGCCTGCGCACCGGTTCTTTCGCGGGCGCGGCCGAGGAACTCGAACTGGCGCTGACCGATCTGCGCTACAGCGATGCCACCGACGCCGCCAGGATTCTGCGCTTCTATGCCGACCGAGCCGACCGCGATTTCACCCTCGGGGCGCACGTGCGCCGTTTCGAGAGCGAACCCGTCGACGAGCTGATCGACGCCGCGGGCGACGTTTTCGACGACCACGCGGTCATGCTGGGCAGGCTGCGCGCGGACTTCCCCGACTTCGATCAGCGGCCCGCCGTCGACCGATCGATGCTGGTGGACATGTACACGTTCCTCATCGGGTACGGGATGACCTGTCTCGGTGACCGAGCCGGTACGGGATACGGCGTCGAAGGCCGGTATCCCTACATGGATTCGAACGTGGTCGAGTACGCGGCGTCGCTGCCGCTGGAGTGGAAACTGCACAACGGGCGGACCAAACACATTCTGCGCGAGGCCTATGCCGATCGCCTGCCGCACGGGATCGTGAACAGGCCGAAGTTCGGCATGCGGCTGCCCGGAGCCGAGGCGCTGTTGCCCGACGGTGACGACTGGGTGTCGGCCGTGCTGGATCCGGCCGTGATCCGCCGGGTCGGCTTCCTGCGGACCGACGCGGTGGACCAGTTGGTGGCACGGGTGCGGGCGGCGGAGGCGCCGCGGGTGCCGTATCCGTTCGGTGACGCCTATGTGCATCTGCTCAGCCTGCTGCTGATGGAGGAATTCCTGATCAACGACTTCCAGGTGCCCGAGGTCGACATCGATCGAATCATGATGCGCGACATCGACGGGGACCACGACCCGGTGGGCACGGCCGCGCGCTGA
- a CDS encoding cytochrome P450: MTEPRQAPGPTGLDAFRVMTDIRRDPCTAFQDLVQRYGDVVRIAASGQQFFLVNDPDLVEDVFVARQSNYGKTLNAKVAAMALGNGLLTNEGEAWTRQRRIIQPLFARRQLDRFAEYMIDAAERTLARWATRPDGDRLDVSVAMNALSLDVTGPALFGGDLSDDAARVHEALVEILRCVGKAMTSLLTWLPLRIPGVTPDLALRMQAPRWRKLDAAVAVLDDVVTRLIRERQDDRKDDRHDLLGLLLDARDEAGASAMSPGQVRDELKTFLLVGHDTTAYSLAWTLLLLSNNPEARERLITEVDTVLGDRRPTPADLDRLPWTTAVIEEAMRLYPPSWLIERQAVADDVLGGYHIPAGATVYVASYLLHHDPRSWPNPEGFDPRRFLPEHRQFVFPPADPGSNPVARPRYSYLPFGAGHRQCIGLGFARVQAKLILAMLTQRYTFDLAAGTRVHPEHTLTLRPKDGLPMILRRRVRQADRELT, translated from the coding sequence GTGACCGAGCCGAGGCAAGCCCCGGGGCCCACCGGCCTGGACGCCTTCCGGGTGATGACCGACATCCGCCGCGACCCGTGCACGGCGTTCCAAGACCTCGTCCAGCGGTACGGCGACGTCGTCCGCATAGCCGCCTCGGGGCAGCAGTTCTTTCTCGTGAACGACCCCGATCTCGTCGAGGACGTCTTCGTCGCGCGGCAGAGCAACTACGGCAAGACCCTCAACGCCAAGGTCGCGGCGATGGCGCTGGGTAATGGGCTGCTCACCAACGAGGGCGAGGCGTGGACCCGGCAGCGCCGGATCATCCAACCGCTGTTCGCCCGCAGACAACTGGATCGCTTCGCGGAGTACATGATCGACGCCGCCGAACGCACCCTGGCCCGCTGGGCGACCCGGCCCGACGGCGACCGGCTCGACGTGTCCGTGGCCATGAACGCGCTCTCGCTCGACGTGACCGGTCCCGCGCTGTTCGGCGGCGACCTCTCCGACGACGCGGCGCGGGTGCACGAGGCGCTCGTGGAGATCCTGCGTTGCGTCGGTAAGGCGATGACCTCGCTGCTCACCTGGCTGCCGCTCCGAATCCCCGGTGTCACACCCGATCTCGCGCTGCGGATGCAGGCGCCGCGCTGGCGCAAGCTGGACGCGGCGGTCGCCGTGCTCGACGACGTCGTCACCCGCCTCATCCGGGAACGACAGGACGACCGCAAAGACGACCGGCACGATCTGCTCGGCCTGCTCCTCGACGCCCGCGACGAGGCGGGCGCCTCGGCGATGAGCCCGGGGCAGGTCCGCGACGAGCTGAAGACCTTCCTGCTGGTGGGGCACGACACCACGGCCTACTCACTGGCGTGGACGCTACTGCTGCTTTCGAACAATCCCGAGGCGCGCGAGCGGCTGATCACCGAGGTCGACACCGTGCTCGGCGACCGCAGGCCAACGCCCGCCGACCTGGATCGGCTGCCGTGGACCACGGCGGTCATCGAGGAGGCGATGCGGCTGTATCCGCCCTCCTGGTTGATCGAACGGCAGGCCGTCGCCGACGACGTGCTCGGCGGCTACCACATCCCGGCGGGCGCGACCGTGTACGTGGCCTCCTATCTGCTGCACCACGATCCGCGGTCGTGGCCGAATCCCGAGGGCTTCGATCCGCGCCGCTTCCTGCCCGAGCACCGGCAGTTCGTCTTCCCTCCCGCCGACCCGGGATCGAATCCGGTAGCGCGCCCGCGCTATTCGTACCTGCCCTTCGGCGCGGGCCACCGGCAGTGCATCGGCCTCGGGTTCGCCCGCGTCCAGGCCAAGCTCATACTCGCCATGCTCACCCAGCGCTACACCTTCGACCTCGCCGCGGGCACCCGGGTGCACCCCGAGCACACTTTGACGTTGCGCCCCAAGGACGGACTACCAATGATCCTGCGCCGCCGGGTCCGGCAGGCCGATCGGGAGCTCACCTAG
- the hemL gene encoding glutamate-1-semialdehyde 2,1-aminomutase has product MTASTSNESQFDRARQVIPGGVNSPVRAFGSVGGAPRFIVSAAGPYVTDVEGRDYVDLVASWGPAILGHAHPEVVAAVQDAAARGLSFGATTPAETELAELVVARLGGKRAEGGLIDELRLVSTGTEATMTAIRLARGYTGKSLVVKFAGHYHGHSDGLLAAAGSGVATFGLPASAGVPEPIAAQTIVLPYNDIDAVRAAFAAHPGQIAAVIVEAAAANMGVVAPDDGYNAALATLTHEHDALLILDEVLTGFRVAPDGYWGLENSRATAPYTPDLVAFGKVVGGGVPLAAVGGRRDIMDHLAPDGPVYQAGTLSGNPLAVAAGLATLRLADQKTYDVLDQTSETIRVATAEALTRAGVAHTIQSAGNLFSVLFSPTPARDYAAVQAQEAFRFPPFFHAMLEHGVALPPSVYEAWFVTAAHDDRALTTILDALPHAAKAAAAARPE; this is encoded by the coding sequence ATGACTGCTTCTACGAGCAACGAGTCCCAGTTCGATCGTGCGCGGCAGGTCATTCCGGGCGGGGTGAACTCACCGGTGCGCGCCTTCGGTTCGGTCGGCGGCGCGCCCCGGTTCATCGTCTCGGCCGCGGGCCCGTACGTCACCGACGTCGAGGGCCGAGACTATGTCGATCTCGTGGCCTCGTGGGGCCCAGCGATTCTCGGGCACGCCCATCCGGAAGTCGTTGCCGCCGTACAGGATGCGGCCGCACGCGGCCTGTCGTTCGGCGCGACGACACCCGCCGAGACCGAGTTGGCCGAGCTCGTCGTCGCTCGGCTCGGCGGAAAGCGAGCCGAGGGCGGCCTGATCGACGAGCTGCGCCTGGTGTCCACCGGCACCGAGGCGACGATGACCGCGATCCGGTTGGCGCGCGGGTACACCGGAAAATCGTTGGTGGTGAAGTTCGCCGGCCACTACCACGGCCATTCCGACGGCCTGCTCGCCGCCGCGGGCTCCGGCGTGGCGACCTTCGGGCTGCCCGCCTCGGCCGGAGTGCCCGAACCGATCGCCGCGCAGACGATCGTGCTGCCCTACAACGACATCGACGCGGTCCGTGCGGCTTTCGCCGCGCACCCCGGCCAGATCGCGGCCGTCATCGTCGAGGCCGCCGCCGCGAACATGGGTGTCGTCGCCCCCGACGACGGCTACAACGCCGCCCTGGCGACGCTGACCCACGAGCACGACGCCCTGTTGATCCTCGACGAGGTGCTCACCGGTTTCCGGGTCGCGCCCGACGGCTACTGGGGCCTGGAAAACTCGCGCGCCACCGCGCCTTACACGCCCGACCTGGTCGCCTTCGGCAAGGTGGTCGGCGGTGGCGTGCCGCTGGCCGCGGTCGGTGGCCGCCGCGACATCATGGACCATCTCGCCCCGGACGGGCCGGTCTATCAGGCGGGCACGCTGTCCGGGAACCCGCTCGCCGTCGCCGCGGGCCTGGCCACCCTGCGGCTCGCGGACCAGAAGACCTACGACGTGCTGGACCAGACGAGCGAGACGATCAGGGTCGCGACCGCCGAAGCGCTCACGCGAGCCGGTGTGGCGCACACGATTCAGTCCGCGGGCAACCTGTTCTCGGTGCTGTTCTCCCCCACCCCGGCCCGCGACTACGCGGCGGTCCAGGCGCAGGAGGCCTTCCGGTTCCCGCCGTTCTTCCACGCCATGCTCGAACACGGCGTCGCCCTGCCGCCGAGCGTCTACGAGGCCTGGTTCGTCACCGCCGCCCACGACGACCGCGCGCTCACCACCATCCTCGACGCACTGCCGCACGCCGCCAAGGCCGCCGCGGCCGCACGCCCCGAATAG